Proteins co-encoded in one Aspergillus flavus chromosome 2, complete sequence genomic window:
- a CDS encoding clathrin adaptor complex, small subunit (AP-3 adaptor complex subunit sigma, putative): MINAVLVFNNNGQPRLSKFYTQIDTQTKQSLIQQIYDLVAQRPPSACNFLPLPPLLSRGASSGAEGPSDAPTQVTYRTYATLSFIMISTSTESPLALIDLIQVFVEALDRIFENVCELDLIFGYETMHAVLSEMIVGGVVVETNIDKIVSGVRSQEGSLGKKKAIQAASSSVGRGGFPGIGAWR; encoded by the exons ATGATCAACGCGGTACTCGTCTTCAATAATAATGGGCAGCCGCGACTGAGCAAGTTCTACACCCAGATC GACACGCAAACAAAGCAATCGCTTATACAACAGATCTATGATCTGGTCGCTCAGCGCCCACCAAGCGCTTGCAACTTCCTGCCTCTGCCTCCGTTGCTTTCTCGGGGTGCTAGCTCCGGCGCAGAGGGCCCATCCGATGCCCCGACACAAGTGACCTACCGGACATATGccactctttctttcattatGATCTCAACATCTACCGAGTCCCCACTCGCACTTATTGATCTGATTCAAGTCTTTGTCGAGGCACTGGACCGTATATTCGAGAATGTATGCGAGCTGGATCTCATTTTCGGTTATGAAACGATGCATGCGGTGCTGAGTGAGATGATTGTCGGTGGTGTTGTCGTCGAAACGAATATCGATAAGATTGTTTCTGGTGTGCGGAGTCAAGAGGGCTCTCtagggaagaagaaggctatcCAAGCGGCAAGTTCTAGCGTAGGGCGCGGTGGATTCCCTGGTATAGGTGCTTGGCGGTGA
- a CDS encoding putative GTP binding protein (GTP-binding protein): MKHTIYRCTACSRQRLPFPLRRALSTAITPNTPSNPNKVPLHDLTPADISYYWDTQVPNETDLTYADKFFAPSRHSPIKIWSASKFRTTPMSSVEPEVAFLGRSNVGKSSLLNAIMGKEICWTSSKPGRTREMNAFGIGGTKGGESKIVLLDMPGYGKASRTEWGIEIMKYLQGRKQLRRAFLLIDSLHGLKKTDEDILMLFRKYAIPHQVIMSKVDKILAKKKSQVKSGASAAKVATLQTLLQSYRPILQPDGRLEGPGALGEILTCSAETPISPGKSLGISAIRWAILSAAGFDGNMKAHPVPTGSQVTNISPAAS; the protein is encoded by the exons ATGAAGCACACAATATACAGATGTACAGCTTGTTCGCGTCAACGACTACCCTTCCCTCTCCGACGAGCACTCTCAACCGCCATCACTCCGAATACTCCCTCGAACCCGAACAAAGTTCCCCTCCACGACTTGACTCCTGCAGATATCTCCTACTACTGGGATACTCAAGTACCAAATGAAACTGATTTGACCTACGCCGACAAATTCTTCGCACCCTCTCGCCACTCCCCGATCAAAATATGGTCCGCTAGCAAATTCCGCACCACTCCTATGTCATCAGTAGAGCCTGAAGTTGCCTTCCTTGGTCGCTCGAATGTCGGAAAGAGCTCTTTGTTGAACGCAATCATGGGCAAGGAGATATGCTGGACTTCTTCAAAACcgggaagaacaagagagaTGAATGCGTTCGGAATTGGAGGTACGAAAGGCGGCGAGTCGAAGATTGTTCTGCTTGATATGCCGGGGTATGGAAAGGCGAGTAGGACGGAATGGGGTATTGAGATTATGAAGTATCTTCAGGGAAGGAAACA ACTCCGACGGGCTTTTCTCCTTATAGATAGCTTACATGGTCTCAAGAAGACAGATGAGGATATCCTCATGCTTTTCCGGAAATATGCCATTCCGCACCAGGTCATCATGTCGAAGGTGGATAAGATTctggccaagaagaagagtcaAGTGAAGAGCGGAGCATCAGCGGCAAAAGTCGCTACATTACAGACCTTATTGCAGAGTTATAGACCAATTCTTCAACCTGATGGTCGGTTGGAAGGGCCTGGTGCCCTAGGTGAGATCCTGACATGCAGTGCAGAGACGCCTATCAGCCCCGGCAAGTCGTTAGGAATTAGCGCAATCCGCTGGGCTATCTTGTCGGCTGCTGGATTCGATGGGAATATGAAAGCGCACCCCGTACCCACCGGGTCGCAGGTTACTAACATCTCTCCCGCCGCATCTTAA